A segment of the Verrucomicrobiia bacterium genome:
CTGGAAGTGATCGGCGATCCCAAGACCCTCATGCCGGACACGGCCGCGCTTCTGGAAGCGACGCAGGTCCTCGTGGCGGAGGGCTTCACGGTGATGCCTTATACGAATGACGACCCGGTCATGGCAAAAAAATTGGAAGACGCAGGCGCTGCGTGCGTGATGCCGCTGGCCGCTCCGATCGGCTCGGGACGCGGCGTGCAGAACAAGCTCGCGTTGAAATTCGTGCTGGAAGCGGTTTCTTGCCCGGTGATCGTGGACGCGGGCGTCGGCACGGCATCTGACGCCGCCGTTTGCATGGAGCTCGGCGCGGACGGCGTTCTGATGAATACCGCCATTGCCGCGGCGCAGGATCCGGTGCTCATGGCGCAGGCCATGCGCGAAGCCGTCTCCGCCGGGCGCAAAGCGTTCCAGGCAGGGCGCATGCCCATGAAAGATTATGGTTCGGCCTCGAGCCCGCAAGAAGGCCTTGCCATGAAATCGGGAGCCTAACCCGTTTCTTTT
Coding sequences within it:
- a CDS encoding thiazole synthase; translation: MQDVLKIGKYDLSSRLIIGTGKYATMELMVRALEASGSDMITVAIGRVNLENRSEKNILDYLDRDKYKILPNTAGAYTAKDAIRIARLARAAGIGDLVKLEVIGDPKTLMPDTAALLEATQVLVAEGFTVMPYTNDDPVMAKKLEDAGAACVMPLAAPIGSGRGVQNKLALKFVLEAVSCPVIVDAGVGTASDAAVCMELGADGVLMNTAIAAAQDPVLMAQAMREAVSAGRKAFQAGRMPMKDYGSASSPQEGLAMKSGA